A window of Candidatus Atribacteria bacterium genomic DNA:
GCATTAAAAGGGACACTTCTTCCCATTGCAGGTCCTAAAGGTTCAGCGCTGGCTATTGTTATCGATATTGTTACTGGCATGCTGTCAGGATCAAAATATGGAACGGATGTGAAAACATTTCATAAATTAGAAGGACCAACTGGTGTTGGAGTGTTTTGCATAGCTATTGATATTAGCCACTTCATTGAGTTAGATACATTTTATTCTAAAATTGATGATTATATTCGTTCTATCAAGAATTTAAAAAAAACAAAAGATACCTCAGAAATCTATTTACCTGGAGAAATAGAATTTCTAAGAGAAGAAAAAGCTCAAAAAGAAGGGATCGAATTTAGTTCCCAAACGATGAATAAGTTAAATGATATCTTGGTCAAATTAGGCAGTAATTTGAGGTTATAAAATAAAAAGGGGCATAATCGATGAAATGGATAATGAGAGTAAATATGCGAAATGGAAAAATTGAAAAATGCAAAGTTACGTCCGAAGAAGAACACTGGGGTGGTCGCTTATTAATCTCCAAGTTACTCTTAAGAGAAGCGCCTCCTACTTGTGAATCACTGGGTCGTTACAATAAATTAATATTTTCCTCAGGTCTGATTGCTGATACAGCAATCACTACTACTGGTCAACTTTCTATTGGAGGCAAGAGTCCTTTGACAGGTGGAGTTAAAGAGAGTAATGTCGGAGGGTCTGCAGGTAAGAAAATCGCCAATTTAGGTATCAAGGCTTTAGTGATCGAAGATACCCCAAAGGAGATCTTAACTCAGTGCTTGCTTCTATCTTCTAACAAAGCTGAGATCATTAATATACCTGAACTAAAGCATAAAACTGTCGGAGATACCATTAAGATCATCAGAAAAAAATTTGGATCAAGCGTTGGTATTATCAGTATCGGACCAGCGGGGGAGATGAAGCTTTATGGTTCAGGGATTGCGGTTACCGATGACAAAGATATTCAACTTAGATATGCTGCTAGAGGTGGCCTTGGGGCATTGATGGGCTCTAAAGGATTAAAGGCTATTATTATTGATGATACCAAGACTGAAAAACCTGAGTATTTTGATTCAGGCTTGTTAAAAAAGACGGGAAAAGAAATAATCCAGTTTTTAAAGAAAGACCCCAAAACTGAGAATAGACATATGTATGGAACCCCCGCTATTACGCAAATGGCCAATGAGCTTGGCTTATTACCTACCAGAAATTTTTCTTCTGGAAATTTTGAAGACATTCAAAATATTAACGGCGAGAGAGTAAGAGAGGTTATTTTAAAACGTGATGGTGAAGGTCGTGCTGGTCATTTTTGTGTCACTGGATGTGCCATAAAGTGCTGTAATGTGTTTCCAGATGTAAAAGGGAGAAAGATTGTATCTTCAATCCAATATGAGAATATAGTTCTTTTAGGTCCAAATTGTGGTATCGGTGACCTGGATGATATAGCGGAAATGAATAATTTATGTAATCAAGTTGGTGTAGATGCAATAGAAACAGGAGCCGCTTTAGGTGTTTTAATGGAAGCAGGAGAGATTGAATTTGGAGATGCCGAAGCAGCAAAGGATGTGATACGTCAGATCGGAAAAGGCTCTTATCTTGGCCGTATTATAGGAAACGGAGTAAGTCTGACCGGTCAAGTTTTTGGAGTAAGAAGAATTCCCGCGATAAAAGGGCAAGCCATACCTGCTTATGACCCAAGAGCTTTAAAAGGTAATGGCGTAACTTACTTTACCTCACCAATGGGAGCAGATCATACAGCCGGAAATACTTTTGGATCTGCTGGGAAAATTAATCCCTTAAGTGGTACGGGGCAAATAGAAGATTCAATGAAATTACAATTACGAGTAGCACTTTTAGATACACTTGGGCTTTGTTTATTTGTAAGACCTCCATTTGTAAAGCACCCTGAATTTTATATATCTCTTTTAAAAGGTAGATATGGATGGGAATTGGAATTAAAAGATATCAAAAAAATTGCCGAAGATGTATTACAAACAGAAAGAGAGTTTAATAGAAAAGCAGGTGTCTCTGAAGAA
This region includes:
- a CDS encoding aldehyde ferredoxin oxidoreductase, producing the protein MKWIMRVNMRNGKIEKCKVTSEEEHWGGRLLISKLLLREAPPTCESLGRYNKLIFSSGLIADTAITTTGQLSIGGKSPLTGGVKESNVGGSAGKKIANLGIKALVIEDTPKEILTQCLLLSSNKAEIINIPELKHKTVGDTIKIIRKKFGSSVGIISIGPAGEMKLYGSGIAVTDDKDIQLRYAARGGLGALMGSKGLKAIIIDDTKTEKPEYFDSGLLKKTGKEIIQFLKKDPKTENRHMYGTPAITQMANELGLLPTRNFSSGNFEDIQNINGERVREVILKRDGEGRAGHFCVTGCAIKCCNVFPDVKGRKIVSSIQYENIVLLGPNCGIGDLDDIAEMNNLCNQVGVDAIETGAALGVLMEAGEIEFGDAEAAKDVIRQIGKGSYLGRIIGNGVSLTGQVFGVRRIPAIKGQAIPAYDPRALKGNGVTYFTSPMGADHTAGNTFGSAGKINPLSGTGQIEDSMKLQLRVALLDTLGLCLFVRPPFVKHPEFYISLLKGRYGWELELKDIKKIAEDVLQTEREFNRKAGVSEEFWSFPEFMKEEPLPPNNTVFDISQEKMKRIWDVKIPIDEF